The proteins below are encoded in one region of Penaeus chinensis breed Huanghai No. 1 chromosome 25, ASM1920278v2, whole genome shotgun sequence:
- the LOC125038647 gene encoding low-density lipoprotein receptor-related protein 2-like translates to MGYVSATWPYVNARCPARSELSGKTPCVFQCRNDYECPYMMLCCSNDCGRVCVVPDTDHGPTRCGCSATFLSDLEEYNSNPPDIARVGNFVWKVLQGNLSPSLEPHAFFGSIYNRDWLGADVKDDCTMELSLQSRQMGYRIYDPFTMDTRMMFAIITNRSTTLSLNDLINFRVIFDPLVVIKVGDVNTTHWLDGLDDHLIAVDSIADLDAAVQEAKRYISEVGEPCAGDCDRFAFVCDEGTCQRDLPESVPTTFTNYFGEFEDYDYYDYYDYDEYFDYFDMTKGKPDVKKEINTNNPRHKNGSQQHANGRIFPSIIKKKNTTQTEIPNKNENKKSFAQPTPCSKSLYTECMGYLFKEDRDRCKEKKARENCTKPDQDSQHKKMAIFDEGPKRYLYRTLDYTGHCAAGLFRCSGIPTLCLYGELLCNGEDNCIFGEDEDESLCSTRKCLVTEFRCASGQCIKKSQECDGKTDCLDGTDEHCALASDCPTPRTHYCGAGACIKEAFLCDNILDCPHGEDEMPCNCTGFKCSSGECIDNYFLCNGRQDCSDRSDEAADVCAGFICSEGYFKCNSGECIPDYEVCDCSLDCADGSDETSCLATSTSYIWRCDNGHCISEWEFCDGFIDCYDGSDEYNCTGESSCYGFTCDSGQCISNYSRCDMRLDCADGSDESECGTYICPSYKFQCGTGHCIYSHNVCDGREDCPDGSDEVDCNNSEGCDEYHCSSGECVLESNLCDGVYHCEDRKDESVCQAVTCPAYRPYKCASGECIYSSDHFNPRCNGHKNCQDGSDEINCEDVPCPPDKSFRCGPGECIYSHYVCDHYIACLDGSDEKGCDCRNGQFSCDSGQCVSDNLRCNGMWDCLSGSDESMCSNFTCPYQRPFKCGSDVCLTDTIFCNEGADCPEDEQEVCLSTECGYSAYQCDSGECVYGHQCDGYIDCKDRSDETNCQIFTCPPERPYKCDSGECIWEFEVCNGYPFCKDASDETRCSNETCPQERSFYCLSGECISEHYTCDGFEDCRDGSDEIAQCETYCTESYNICNDSKCFPTKWICDGIQDCYNGEDENDCEGFERQCNPDEVKCTYDNSCIPSWYVCDNFLDCADGEDEQNCSGTTTQIWTK, encoded by the exons ATGGGCTACGTGAGTGCCACTTGGCCCTACGTGAATGCTCGGTGCCCCGCGCGCTCCGAACTCAGTGGCAAGACCCCGTGTGTATTCCAGTGCAGAAACGATTACGAGTGCCCTTACATGATGCTCTGCTGCTCAAACGACTGCGGTCGAGTATGCGTTGTGCCGGATACTGATCACG GTCCAACTCGGTGCGGCTGCTCTGCCACTTTCCTTAGCGACTTAGAGGAGTATAATTCCAATCCCCCGGACATCGCAAGGGTCGGCAATTTTGTGTGGAAAGTCCTCCAGGGAAA TTTGTCTCCCTCACTCGAGCCTCATGCCTTCTTCGGCTCAATCTACAATCGTGACTGGCTCGGGGCAGACGTGAAGGACGACTGCACGATGGAACTGAGTCTACAGAGTCGGCAAATGGGTTATCGTATTTATGACCCTTTCACAATGGATACCAGAATGATGT ttgCCATCATCACGAACCGAAGCACTACCTTATCCCTAAATGATCTAATTAACTTCCGTGTCATCTTCGATCCGCTGGTCGTCATCAAGGTCGGCGACGTGAACACCACGCATTGGCTGGACGGCCTTGATGACCACCTTATTGCAGTGGACAGTATAGCTGACCTTGACGCAGCTGTTCAGGAGGCTAAAAGATACATCAGCG AGGTTGGGGAGCCATGTGCAGGAGACTGCGACCGATTTGCCTTTGTATGTGATGAAGGAACCTGCCAGCGTGATTTGCCAGAATCTGTGCCTACAACTTTTACGAACTATTTTGGTGAATTtgaagattatgattattacgattattatgattatgatgagtaTTTCGACTATTTCGACATGACAAAGGGAAAACCAGAcgtaaagaaagaaattaatacaaataatccCAGACACAAAAACGGCTCTCAGCAACACGCAAACGGTCGCATATTCCCTtcgattataaaaaagaaaaacactacacagacagagatacccaacaaaaacgaaaacaaaaaatcgtTCGCTCAGCCGACACCGTGCAGCAAATCTCTTTACACGGAATGTATGGGATACCTCTTTAAGGAAGACAGAGATAGGTGCaaggagaagaaagcgagagaaaactgCACCAAACCAGATCAAGACTCTCAGCACAAGAAGATGGCGATTTTCGATGAGGGACCGAAGAGATATCTCTACCGCACGCTGGACTACACAG GTCACTGCGCTGCTGGACTATTTAGGTGTTCTGGGATTCCGACTCTCTGCCTGTACGGCGAACTACTCTGTAATGGTGAAGATAACTGCATATTCGGGGAGGACGAGGATGAAAGTTTATGCTCAACAC GCAAATGCTTGGTCACAGAGTTCCGCTGTGCTTCCGGCCAGTGCATCAAGAAGAGTCAGGAATGCGATGGCAAAACAGACTGCTTGGACGGCACTGACGAACACTGTGCACTTGCGTCCGACTGCCCGACACCTCGCACTCACTACTGTGGTGCTGGCGCTTGCATTAAAGAGGCGTTCTTATGTGACAACATCCTAGACTGTCCCCATGGTGAGGACGAGATGCCCTGTAATTGTACAGGGTTCAAATGCAGTTCAGGTGAATGCATTGATAATTATTTCTTGTGCAATGGAAGACAGGACTGCAGCGATCGATCGGATGAAGCAGCCGATGTATGTGCAGGCTTTATTTGTAGTGAAGGCTATTTTAAATGTAATAGTGGCGAGTGCATTCCAGATTATGAGGTTTGTGACTGTAGTCTAGACTGTGCCGACGGATCTGACGAAACAAGCTGCCTAGCCACCTCAACGTCCTACATTTGGAGGTGCGACAATGGCCACTGTATCTCTGAATGGGAGTTTTGCGATGGCTTCATTGATTGCTATGATGGATCTGATGAATATAACTGTACAGGTGAATCCTCTTGCTATGGATTTACTTGTGATTCAGGTCAATGCATAAGCAATTATAGTAGATGCGATATGCGACTGGACTGTGCAGATGGTTCTGATGAAAGTGAGTGTGGAACCTATATTTGTCCTTCATATAAGTTCCAGTGTGGAACAGGACACTGCATCTACTCCCACAATGTATGCGACGGTCGCGAAGATTGCCCCGATGGCAGCGATGAGGTTGACTGTAACAATTCTGAAGGATGTGATGAATATCACTGTTCATCCGGAGAGTGTGTTTTAGAGTCTAACCTTTGTGATGGGGTTTACCACTGTGAAGACCGCAAGGATGAAAGCGTTTGCCAGGCAGTTACATGTCCAGCCTATCGTCCTTACAAGTGTGCCTCCGGGgaatgtatttattcatcagaCCATTTTAATCCGAGGTGCAATGGGCACAAAAATTGTCAAGATGGCAGCGATGAGATTAATTGCGAAGACGTACCCTGTCCACCAGATAAATCCTTCCGATGTGGACCAGGTGAATGTATTTACAGTCATTATGTTTGCGATCATTATATTGCCTGTCTGGATGGCAGCGACGAGAAAGGATGTGACTGTAGGAATGGTCAATTCAGCTGTGATTCAGGTCAGTGTGTCTCGGATAACCTTCGCTGCAATGGTATGTGGGACTGTTTGAGTGGCAGTGATGAGAGCATGTGTAGTAATTTTACTTGTCCTTATCAACGCCCATTCAAGTGTGGGTCTGATGTTTGCCTTACGGATACCATTTTCTGTAATGAAGGCGCTGATTGTCCCGAAGATGAGCAGGAAGTCTGCCTAAGCACAGAGTGTGGCTACAGTGCATATCAATGTGATTCAGGTGAATGTGTTTATGGACATCAATGTGATGGCTATATAGATTGTAAAGACAGAAGCGATGAGACCAACTGCCAGATTTTCACGTGTCCTCCTGAGCGTCCTTATAAGTGTGACTCAGGTGAGTGCATTTGGGAATTTGAAGTCTGCAATGGGTATCCGTTCTGTAAAGACGCGAGTGATGAAACCCGCTGCAGTAATGAAACTTGTCCCCAAGAACGTAGTTTCTATTGCTTATCTGGGGAATGTATTTCCGAGCATTATACCTGTGACGGATTTGAAGACTGCCGAGATGGGAGTGATGAGATTGCACAATGCGAGACATACTGTACTGAGAGCTACAACATCTGCAATGATAGTAAATGTTTCCCAACAAAATGGATTTGTGATGGAATCCAAGATTGTTACAATGGTGAAGACGAGAACGACTGCGAAGGCTTTGAGAGGCAATGTAATCCGGATGAAGTTAAATGTACATATGACAACTCATGTATACCCTCATGGTATGTGTGTGATAACTTCTTAGACTGTGCGGATGGGGAAGATGAGCAAAACTGTTCCGGCACCACCACACAGATTTGGACCAAATAG